TGTATAAAATTGTATCCTATGCAATAAATAGAATTAGAGATACAAATGTTTATTGATATAGGACTAGAAATGTCAATTTCTATGAGCTAAATAGGGTTAGaaatgtaaatatttattgaaatcGGATTAGAAAGgtcaatatttaaataatatttacctCGATATCTAATTTAGattgaatttaatttaaaataacaaaattaacaaaaaaaactttacttgaaataatttatgaaGGTATTTTTGTCCGccttatgaaaatttttatttgtaaaagaTTAAGTTCTAATTGATAGATTAACTTACAATCTATAAATGAAATTAGCAAAACGCctttacttgaattaatttatgtagATATTTTTCCctcattataaaattttttatttgtaaaacattAAATTCTAATTGATAGATTAACTGTACAATTTATAAACGAACTAAAACTTATAAGTACAaagttcaatatattattagactAATGCAATACAAATTTcctattattttaaatttacgtttgaaaattcatttgtagcaaaaaaattatattatatataataaattaattattttatgtgcataaaattataattatttataatttggaTATGCATAAACTTGAATTAATCTTTGTAGGTATTTTTACCCTTATGGGCATCCAAGTGGGTGCCTTCCATTTGGAGTGATTTTTTCTATGAGTGTCTCTATGAAGTGATTAATCTTTGTAGGTATTAATAGGTATTTttagagaaaactatcaaaatggtcatcgaaagattttaaaactaacaaattactacttgaaaattattttgaaacaaaatgatcatTGAAAGACCAGGATCCATAATATTTTGGTACCACTGTCAAGATTCCGTAAGTGCCGTTACGAGAAAATGACGTGGACGCTGATGTGGTGTCTAGTAGGCAAACGGAACCCGATTAACGGTGCACGTCATCATATATGACGTCGTTTTTGTCAtcccgataaaaaaaaagtttgaccTAAAGTCGTTGTCACCTTCCTGGCCGTCCCTATCTGTAGTCATTTGGGCAAACAAAAtacagagagctcaacaaggGAGTTTGGGCAAGCAAAAATCAGGGAAATTAGGGTAAGCGGCTGACTCACACTAGAGGCACCCGACATCGCCTCCCATCAGAAGAGTCGTCGGCGTCGATCGACCACCGCACGGGCGCTACACTCAGACTAGGCGGACTTGTCGAGCTTGGGTTCGACCATCGATTTGGTCTTTCCTACAATCCTAGCTGAAGTTCATTTGTAACCTCCATTGCAATCCAGACGAGTTCATCCCTCTCGAGGTTAGTCGATTTTCACTTGATTTTGTGATGAATGGTAGGTTTAAATGGTTGGTGTTACTCGAAGTCGAACATGAATAAGAAACCGGTTGATTTTCACTCGTGCTTCTAAAAATTTACACTACTATTTAAATATGAAACCTTCTGAATCTAGATAGAGCACAACTGTTGAGGCGATGTGCATTATTCTTTCTGTCATTGACAGGCAAATCTCAACAAGTTGATGATCCTTCGTGAGGATATTGCATTATTCTCTATGTCGTTGTCCTAATTTTACTGTCGGTCTaccctaattttgattgcAGTAACATTTCGATTGGGGAGGGAGAGGATGATCAGAATAGGGAATGAGCAGAGGAGTTGAGGGTGCAGAAGAAAGTCGAAGAAGGTATCACCTTCAAGATGAGCTCGTATTCCCGTCGCTCGCACTCCCATTGCCGCAAATGCCACGGTGAGTATGATAATTTCCCCCACAAAACCTGATCAAGCCTCAGCAACCTCCAAGTACAGTTGTTCTTCTCTAGACATAGGTGATTCGACCATGGATAGAAACGGAATCATTCTATGTTATTGTAGAATGCCAGCGTTAAGAATGATATCAAACACAACAACAAATCCAGGGCGTTCATTTTATAGGTGCCCTTTATGGAATGATGATACAAGGAAATGCAAGTATTTTTAGTGGGAAAATGAGTTGCATATCAGTAGAAGTTTATCCCAAGAACAGAAGATAATAAGTAAGTTAAGGAAGAATTTACAGATGAGAAAGATACAGCTAAAGAGATGGAGGCATTTGTCTTTAGTTTTAGCTATGACAGTGATTGTATTAGGGTGCTTGGTTATGATGAAATAAAGTGTGATTAGCTTCAGGTCCTTTAGGTCTTTCAGTTGTGAAGTGATGAAATGAAGTGTGACACTTTGTTTTGTGCTCATTTAGTTCTTTAGGTCTGTTGATGTAATGGAGAGTGGTTGTGAACTATTGGTTGTATTAGCTTATCGGACTataatgaaaatgattttattgttCTGGAGGTTATTGTTTGTTGCCCTTGTTCTGTATTATGCTTTAGGTTTATGGTTTTTGACTGGAAGGGGAGATAATGTGACAAAGTGGCTATTGTTACTATGTGAAATGGTTTTGTTGTCCAAGTACCAAGAAATCATTTCTTCTGCAATTATAGATACTCCTATCATCCATTAACATAGAACATATTAATCCAATGCTAATTTCAATCCGAACTccaatttttcatgaaattggAACCAAATAAGTTGCAAAAGCCCTCACAGACATCAAAGGGCCAAAATGACAAGATAGCAGTTACATAATACCACTTCTCATAAAGAATAACTTCTGGCCAAAAGAACAACTTCTCATAATCTTTTAATGTCAAGTAGTTTCCATTATCAACAAGCTAAAATTTTGATGTATGAGCTATACAAAAACCAACAGCATCCCATTCTTACAGTTGCACTTAAACCGCTACATCATACTATATACAAAACCATCATAACAAAGCAAGTTCAATTTCAGCcaacaaaataattatcatGTGCACTTCTTCTTGCCTTCTCCTCTAACAGAGATTATTGAGGCCCATAAAGTTGAATTTATGTGGCAGTACTTGCTCGAGTTGTCCTTTCTCTCTTCCTTTTATGCAGTTGAGCGTTTGATCTTCAGGAGCAGCAGTTTCAATCGTCTCTCCTTCCTCAGCagcttccttccttccttcctcaaTCTGCTCTCCCTTCCTTCCTTAACAACAACTGGTCAGTCGTCTCTCTACTCTCCTTTCCTCAATCTTCTCCCACCTCTGTTTCAATCCGCGGTCGCATGAGCAAAGAAACTGTGATGAGAGAGGCAGCCGTGCGGTGGTCGAACTCAAGCTAGACGAGTTCGTCTGGTCTGAATGCAGGACCCATGCGGTGGTTGAACTCAAGCTCGATGACTCCGTCTGGTCGAACCTGAGCTCGACGAGTCCGTCTGGTTTGATCAGCAGTTACTGCGGCGCCCGTGCCGTGGTCGAACTCTAGCCTATGCGTCTCGTCTGGTGTGAGTCCACCGCTTGCCCTAATTTCCCTAATTCCTGCTTGCCCAAACTCCCCTGTTGAGCTCTCTGTATTTTGTTTGCCCTAATTGATTGCAGATGGGGGCGGCCAGGAAGGTGACGACGACTTTAggttaaactttttttttttactgggATGACAAAAACAACGTTGTATATGATGACGTGCACCGTTAATCGTGTTCCGTTTGCCTACTAGATACCACATTAGCGTCTACGTCATTTTCTCGTAACGGCACTTACAGAATCTTGACGGTGGTACCAAAATGTTATGGATCATGGTATTTCAATGataattttgtttcaaaataactttcaagtagtaatttgttagttttaaaatctttcgatgaccattttgatagttttctcgTATTTTTACCCATATGGGCATCCTACAAAGATTACTTGAGTCTTGAAGTAATCTGCAATTCTTTTCTCAATAACGAATCTCTCCACTTTGATCTTTTACGTCTTCAATAGGGTAAATAACTCTGGTTTTCTCCAAAATTTGCCATTTACACATCATTTTGCttcatttcaaaattctttGACGCTATGCAATGACAAGTTTCGAAGGAACTTATTTCAATTGGGTGAGATTTGGGATAgctttataatatatagttcACAACTTGTGCTATTGCGATGGATCAAGTGTTAGGAGTGGTTTGTCTTCATTCTATCTATGCTCCAAGTTTTCTATGTTCTTTAAGGGTGTTTTTAAAAGTCTTGAAAAGATAGGCCCTCCTCTTTGACTTGGTCTAAGGAAGGGAGGTCCCTCATGGTTGGGGAACACGTGATATTATTGTTCAAAACCATGGGCCGCTGGCAAACAAACAATGAGCGACCAATTTGACAAATTCACCCCTTCCTTTACATAAATACAACCTAAAGGCCAGGGTCGATACCGTCATTAAACACTATCGGGCCATCTGATCGGTCGGAAAATCAAATCCTATATATTCGGAATCTCgtgaacatttttttttaattattgggaataaataaataaataaaaggaaattaaaaccaaacaagctaAGCTTTTACCGTTCAGGCGGTTCAGCAATACAAAATGGGGCCGAATGCACCGACGTTCTTTCTTCGATCAACTCTGGCATCCGTTCAGCGAGCGTTAGGGTTCCGATCAGCCCCGAGGATGGCGAAGGGGAAGCATCCACGCGTCTATAGCAGGAGATCGGTGTTGACTCTCGCGTTGACGATGTTCCTCATGCTGACCGTCGTGCTCCTGCTGCTGCTGGCTCTCGGCATTGTCTCCCTCCCGATCAGCGATGAGGGCTCTCCGCTTCACGACTTGAGCTCGTTCAGACGCCGAACGTCGGATAGGTAATCAATTGTTAGGGCTCAATTTGCTGCAATTGAGTTTTGAATTTGATTCGATGGGATGAGGTCTGAAATGTTGGTTGATTTTGGTTAGAGGAGGCGGGTTAGGGCAGAGAGGGGAGCAGTGGACGGAAGTTCTCTCATGGGAGCCCCGAGCTTTCGTTTACCACAATTTCCTGGTCAGTCTTAATAGCTCTCGATTCGATAATTCGATTACCATGAAATCGTAATTCCTAGATTTTTAACTGGTTCGATTCGGAATGAGAATCTGAATTCGTCTGTTAGTGTTACACTGGGATATGGAATTTTCGATGTTTGGCAAGTTTCATCGTCTCATATAGTGATTTTGGATAATTGAGTAGCGTCTGCCTATAATGTGATCTACGTGCTTTGCGCTGCATTTCTGCTCCGTCCTCATTGAAATGGCGACATGGGAATGATTGAACCGGTAACATTGTGTGTATATGTCCTAATTTGTGCAGTCCAAGGAAGAGTGCGAGTACTTGATAAATCTCGCTAAGCCTCACATGGTGAAGTCAACTGTGGTTGATAGCGCAACAGGGAAAAGCAAGGATAGCAGGTCAGAGTTTTCACCTTCCTACACTCTCCCTTGCTGAAGTGTAGTTTGTGCATAACAAATTTAAAGTTTGGGAGCCTCTGTCTCTCTTCTCATCACGACAGCGAATGAGACTAGTTACAAGGGACATCTCTTGGATGCAGGGTGCGCACGAGTTCTGGAACTTTTCTTAAGAGAGGACGGGATAAAATCATTAGGGACATTGAGAAAAGAATTGCAGATTTCACCTTCATTCCTGTAGGTATGTAATTTTGTGGAAAACTGcataaatatgtaaaattttgCCGAGTATGTTAACTGTGAGAGTGATTTCTAAGTTTTTGCATATCTAGGTTTGATTTGTTTATAAGATAGCATATACTCTTCTGGCTAATGCGATATTAAGAAACATATCTCTTGGTGAAGCTTTTACTAGCAATTCTGTGTAACTTAGAAGTAGTTACAGGCTTGCAGCCTTTTTTTCCattgttttttcattttgtatcTTTTGATGTGTCCATTATTGTATGGGCTGATGTTTTCTAAAACTTTAATCTGCAGAGCATGGAGAAGGACTTCAGATTCTCCACTATGAAGTTGGACAAAAATACGAACCTCATTTCGATTATTTTCTTGACGAGTTCAACACTAAGAATGGCGGACAAAGGATTGCCACCCTGCTTATGTATCTGTAAGGACAATTTCATCTCGACAAATGTTATCTGTAGTCAATTTTCTCCCTTCAGTTGGTGAGAACTTCATCGTTCCCTATTTTGTTGTCATTGCTAATGATGTAGATCGGATGTAGAAGAAGGTGGGGAGACAGTGTTTCCTGCAGCCAGTGGAAATTTTAGTTCTAGGTCCGGGTGGGATGAATTATCAGAATGTGCTAAGCAGGGATTGTCTGTGAGACCAAAGATGGGAGATGCATTGTTGTTTTGGAGCATGAGGCCTGATGCTACTCTTGATCCTACAAGTCTGCATGGTCAGCTCTTTTGTCCCTTAGTAGCTCATATTTCCAGTCAAATTCTTTCTATCTTTAAGAACATCATTTATCAAGTGTTTTTGGATTTGGTTTATGTCAGGAGGTTGCCCTGTGATTAGAGGAAATAAGTGGTCATCTACAAAGTGGATGCATCTTGAGGAATACAAGACTAATTAGTAATCTGGCCAGGTATGGGAATTCAAACTAACTGCATTTGAGATTTGATGTGATCAAGCACATTTAGCCTAACTTGCCACTAGCAAACTCCAAGATATTCCCACCTCCCTGCAAGTTATTCGTGTTCTTGGCCTCTGTAGTCGTTGATATGGTACAGTTGATAGCATATGATCCATAAGTGTTGCAATATCTGTTTCTTCATTCTATATCACGACTCTTGGGGATGATGAAAAATGTAAACAAATGTGGCCCAAAGTTCCCTAAAATGATCCACCAAATCCATTATTCGATACAGAATGTGCAATTTCTACGATATCCTTTTGCAACTTCTGGTTGATTAGTAACTACTCATTCTGATCCTGTTGCTATTCCTTTGTAAGACTTGAGAGCAGATTCCTACATATTTTTTATACTTTGGGGTTCGTTATTTGCACTTGCAGGATTAGATGAATTAGAAGCATTTCGCACAGACTATACAGAGTTGCCAGGGCCATGTCAATAACATTAGAAAATAGTTGACACTCAACGACTAGAATGGCACTTTCCGCTGTTCATatagagatatagatatatagatccAGGAGAGGCGCTTGTATTCAGTGGCTGTCTTTTGGTGAGATGTAGTGCTGACAGGTCCTCAGTTTTATCGACTTGTTTGCTGAATTACGGGATGTTGTAGATTTTCATTGTTTGTTATGTTAATTTGTTCAATTGGGATTTCTCCTATGAATCGAGTGTAATTTTTGAAGTAATATTCTTGCATCTTGTGATCTTTATTCTGCTGAGGACATGAAGAGAACTTTATTTTATTGGGCTTACTGTTATTCCTATTTGTTCCAAGTGAGTATAGTTGCTCTCAGTTTAGCAATAAGCCCAAAGGACAACCTACAGATTGCGAACCGGGGTTTTGAATTGTGAATATGTGCTtactttattgaaaatatagCTAAGAAAGCAGCTCCTGGACGCGTGCTATGGTAGAATTATTAGGGACTTACATATCATACAAGATATTACATCACATATACATCCCAATGGATGCTAATCATCTTTGCTTCCCATCGGATTTCCCTTCCTCATCATCGCCAGAAACTCCTCATAGTTAATTCTTCCatcctgcaaaagagagagagatgaaagAGGCTCAGGGTATGTATACTCGTAGAGGAAATAAAAGTTTACATGTATTTGGTTCGAGGAAACATTCGGTCCATTACTTTATCGGTATCCACATCGTCAATGACTTCGTCTACGGTTGCTTCATCACCCATTCCGTGTTGTTGCATTGCCTGTCTCAGCTCCTCTCTCGTGATGAATCTGCACAAACGTCGAACCAGTGCAGAGATTGTCGGTCGTGTGAAATGTGAATTCTCGGTTTTGGTTTTCAGGGTATACGGGGAAGATATATTGAGCCGAAGACTTACCCGTTATTGTCCTTATCAAAGTACTGGAAGGCCTTGTACAAGTGTTCTTCCTTCTCCAGTCTGTGGCGATGCATCGTAGCGGTTATGAACTCGATGTAGTCGATGGTCCCGTTCTTGTCAACATCAGCCTTTTGAAAGAATGCACAATTAGTTACCTTAATCAAGACTGTACTCGAAATAGATAAACCGGTTTACCTGTAGGTGAGCAAGCGAAAATGGTATGAAAACAGAGTTAAATCGACTTATTCTTACAGCATCCATTAACTGCTTCATCTCCGCTTCACTGAGCTTAGATCCCAGCCGTGAAAGTCCCGTCTTAAGCTCCTCGAATGTTATCGTTCCGCTCCCGTCTGTGTCCATGTTGTTGAACATCTGCCTCAAGCCCTTGATGTCCTCCTCGGACAAGTTCTCGGCGATAACCTTAACAACATGGAGAGTTCCTATTCAGGACTTCCTGAATCCCAGATACCGATCCAAATCTACGTCAAGTTAGGAAATTACCTTAAGAGCAAGCTTCTTCATCTTGTTCATTGCCCTAAACTGCTTTATCCTCGTTAGC
Above is a window of Punica granatum isolate Tunisia-2019 chromosome 7, ASM765513v2, whole genome shotgun sequence DNA encoding:
- the LOC116214261 gene encoding probable prolyl 4-hydroxylase 3; this encodes MGPNAPTFFLRSTLASVQRALGFRSAPRMAKGKHPRVYSRRSVLTLALTMFLMLTVVLLLLLALGIVSLPISDEGSPLHDLSSFRRRTSDRGGGLGQRGEQWTEVLSWEPRAFVYHNFLSKEECEYLINLAKPHMVKSTVVDSATGKSKDSRVRTSSGTFLKRGRDKIIRDIEKRIADFTFIPVEHGEGLQILHYEVGQKYEPHFDYFLDEFNTKNGGQRIATLLMYLSDVEEGGETVFPAASGNFSSRSGWDELSECAKQGLSVRPKMGDALLFWSMRPDATLDPTSLHGGCPVIRGNKWSSTKWMHLEEYKTN